In Capsicum annuum cultivar UCD-10X-F1 chromosome 7, UCD10Xv1.1, whole genome shotgun sequence, one genomic interval encodes:
- the LOC107855270 gene encoding probable tyrosine-protein phosphatase At1g05000 (The RefSeq protein has 1 substitution compared to this genomic sequence), translated as MKLHATVASPTDTCKTIEVAVVERHHHRSPPQAIKLSPIPTADDNNPYNLTSPDDENSGEEFFIPPLNFSMVDNGIFRSGFPDVANFSFLQTLGLRSIIYLCPELYPESNMEFLKANDIRLFQFGIKNCKEPFVNIPEEKIREALGVLIDVRNHPVLIHCKRGKHRTGCLVGCLRKLQKWCLTSVFDEYQRFAAAKARVSDQRFMELFDASIFKQQSLPFSCSKR; from the exons ATGAAACTACACGCAACCGTTGCTTCTCCAACTGACACGTGTAAAACCATTGAAGTCGCCGTCGTCGAGCGGCACCACCACCGTTCTCCTCCACAAGCCATCAAGCTTTCGCCGATCCCCACCGCCGACGATAATAATCCCTATAACCTTACCTCCCCCGATGATGAAAATAGCGGCGAAGAGTTCTTCATTCCTCCTCTCAACTTCTCTATGGTCGATAATGGCATTTTCCGGTCCGGTTTCCCTGACGTTGATAACTTCTCCTTTCTTCAAACACTTGGCCTTCGTTCCATCAT ATATCTGTGTCCAGAACTATATCCGGAATCAAACATGGAGTTTCTCAAAGCAAATGATATTCGCCTGTTTCAGTTCGGAATTAAAAATTGCAAA GAACCTTTTGTTAATATTCCAGAAGAGAAAATTCGCGAAGCTTTGGGGGTTCTAATCG ATGTTAGAAATCACCCGGTGTTGATTCACTGCAAACGCGGGAAG CACCGAACTGGGTGCCTTGTTGGATGCTTGAGAAAATTGCAGAAGTGGTGCCTAACATCTGTGTTTGACGAGTACCAACGTTTTGCTGCTGCCAAAGCAAGAGTGTCAGATCAGAGGTTTATGGAGCTTTTTGATGCATCCATCTTCAAACAACAGTCATTGCCATTTTCGTGTTCAAAGAGGTAA